One Anopheles marshallii chromosome 3, idAnoMarsDA_429_01, whole genome shotgun sequence genomic region harbors:
- the LOC128714604 gene encoding transmembrane protein 177, producing the protein MNRGKKVSFFLTETGRQVVFYGATTVAIGLFAGHYFPHSICISYYKEFVQAYRNGEERKLSEKLEQRYKRALNLLDLTEFEKKFANPFVVYGFDVFNAGSFKTRFGAYVGIPTNFEYDSAAEIDRTDIKIRNQPIDWNTEPGKLLEDALVLSEDEQVFGMARELLTMKTHKTLIQSIIPTVSWMFTYSLASQLNERCNFYARPRSLRLMLYAICGLFGFGIYSFSTDMTEIYYETNVDKQMATLGPDVVDAGARFYDKVLKKNVAIRKLTGEDYYTAKGNVNYLIRQKAAPLTLRKEFFQTGYKDYTVGTEETS; encoded by the exons ATGAACCGTGGTAAAAAAGTATCCTTTTTTCTCACGGAAACCGGTCGTCAGGTCGTATTTTACGGCGCAACAACGGTTGCAATAGGACTGTTCGCTGGTCACTACTTTCCACACTCGATATGCATTTCTTACTACAAGGAGTTCGTGCAAGCGTACAG AAATGGTGAAGAACGTAAGCTTTCCGAAAAGCTGGAACAGCGCTACAAGCGTGCATTAAATCTGCTAGATTTGACCGAGTTTGAGAAGAAGTTTGCCAACCCGTTCGTCGTGTACGGATTCGATGTGTTCAATGCGGGATCGTTCAAAACACGGTTCGGAGCGTACGTTGGCATACCTACCAACTTCGAGTACGATAGTGCGGCGGAAATCGATCGTACCGACATTAAAATACGGAATCAACCGATCGACTGGAACACGGAACCGGGCAAACTGCTCGAGGATGCGCTAGTGCTGAGTGAGGACGAGCAGGTGTTTGGAATGGCGCGCGAACTGCTGACGATGAAAACGCACAAAACGCTCATTCAATCCATTATACCAACTGTTTCGTGGATGTTTACGTACAGCTTAGCATCACAGTTAAATGAGCGGTGTAACTTTTACGCCCGACCCCGCTCGCTGCGGCTCATGCTGTACGCGATCTGCGGTCTGTTCGGATTTGGCATTTATTCGTTCTCGACCGACATGACCGAAATTTACTACGAAACTAATGTCGATAAGCAAATGGCCACGCTCGGGCCAGATGTGGTTGATGCTGGAGCAAGGTTTTACGATAAAGTGCTTAAGAAAAACGTAGCCATTCGTAAGCTGACCGGTGAGGATTACTACACGGCAAAGGGTAACGTGAACTACCTGATCCGACAGAAGGCTGCTCCGTTGACGTTGCGGAAAGAATTTTTCCAAACGGGTTACAAGGATTACACGGTGGGCACGGAGGAAACGAGTTAG